Sequence from the Pseudomonas frederiksbergensis genome:
GACGTTACGATGGATGGACAGCGTCTCTCCACGGGTCGCCCGCGACAAGCTGTTGGAAATCATCACGCACAACCTCGACGCGCAGTTGCGCCTTATCGCCTACGTCGCCGAGCTGCCCCCGACCTTGCGCATGCTTCGACTGAGCAGCGATCTGTTGCCGTTCTATAGTCATCCGAAAGTGAGCGCGTTCTATCAGGACCCTGCCATTCAAAGCCAACTGGAAAAACGCTTCGGCGCGATTGGTGCGCTGGCGCGTTCAGCGGATATCCGGCTGTCCTTTCATCCTGGCCAATATTGCGTGCTGGGTTCGGATAAGCCGCCGGTGGTGGAGAACAGTCTCGCCGAGTTCGAATACCACGCCGACATGATCCGGATGATGGGCTTCGGTCAACGTTTCCAGGATTTTAAATGCAATGTGCACATCGCCGGGCGGCTAGGGGGCGAGGGGATACGTTCGGTCTGGCCGCGGTTGTCAGAGGTGGCGCGCAATTGCATCACCTTCGAGAACGATGAAAAGACCTACGGAGTGGATGACTGCCTGCAACTCTCCGATCTGGCGCCCGTCGTGCTGGATATCCATCACTGTTGGATCAACGAGAACGATTACATCGCGCCGGATTCCCCACGAGTCGATCGCATCATTGAAAGTTGGCGCGGCGTACGGCCCACCATGCATTACTCGCAACCACCGGAGCGACTGCAGGAGTTGGGTTTCGATGCAGACGATAAGCTTGAGATGGAAGCGTTGTTGAAGGTGGTGTCCAAGCGAGACCTATACGGCCACAGCGCGCAAATGTGGAATCGCTGGACGAACCAGTACGCCCTCAGGTTTCTGGACCGGTTCGACATAATGTTGGAGGCCAAGGACAAGAACGTGGCAGCGCAGGATTTTTATGAGGACGTTGTCCAGCGTTAATCGAATGACAAAATCCGGGCTGGCCCAGCACCAAACAGCATCAGGCAACCGCGCAGCAGTATCGAGCAAAGACCTTTTCTCATGGGCCGTTAAGGTTTTCTTGAAAGAACGTCTCAACTTAATTGCTGTGGGAGAACATCATGACCAAGTGGATGAGTTTGGCTTGGCAAGCCCGAGTGCTCGCACTGTCTTTCCTATTCTCAGCTGGCAGCAGCTGGGCTTCGGAAAGCGTTCAAGACACTAATACGGATCTGGTCCGCCAGGCTTTTGCGAATTGGCAGCAGGGCAAAGGCACGGTGTTCGACCTGCTGGCGCCCGATGCGAAATGGACGGTGGCTGGGACAAGCCCTGTGTCCGGTGTCTACACCAGCAAGGCTGAGCTGGCCCGAGCCGTGCGCCCGATCACCGCTCGGTTGGCTACGCCGATTGTCCCAACGGTGCAAAGCATCATCGCTGAGAACGATGTCGTGGTTGTTCTCTGGCGTGGCACAGCCACAGCACTTGATCACAAGCCCTATAACAATACTTATATGTGGCACATGACGCTCAAGGACGGGCAAATCATACAAGTGACGGCATTGTTGGACACTTATGTCCTGGATGAGCTCATGCGTCGGGTGACGCCAGCGCAATAACTTTTACAGGATCCCGCGTCGTCAGGATGATCCGCACCCCCATGACCACCCCAACCAGCACCGCCGCAAGCCCCGACGTTTCCAGGAGCGTCGGCAGCCGGCCGTGAAACCACAAGCCAAGCAGCGTCGCGAACAGCGACTCCAGGGCGATCAATTGCCCGGAAAGCACCATGGGCAAACGCCGCGACGCGGCGTTCCAGGCCCAGGCCCCGACAAAGGATGACATCAACGCGATCACGAAACCCCAGAGATATAAATGCCCCGCAACGGGAACGCTGAAACCCAGGCTCGGTAGTTTGAACAGGTCGAACGCTTGTACCACCGGTAACAAGCACAAGGTGCCCAGGCCGGCGCCAGTCATCATGAGGCCGGTCCACGCGCCAGACGCGTGGGCTGGCAGCGTGAGCAAGGCGCGCTGGTTCAACCAACTGAATGCGAGCCACAAGATCACGGCTCCGATTGAAAACAATAATCCCATCAACCACGATCCGCCGCCTGCAACGGGTTGATGGAGCGCGCCGAGATTCGACAGCAGAAGTCCGACCGTCAGGAATATCAGTGGGATCGCCAGTTTGCGCCACTGGAGGGTCTTGGAGGTGGCGTTGCCCAGCAGCGCCAGCAATACCGGCACCATTCCAATGAAGGCCGGGGTCAGCACCGGCCCGCCGAAAATGATGCCGGCGGCGATGCACGCGCTATAACCGAGGTAGCCGATCACGCCCAGGCTTGCGCCCAGAAGCACCTGGTCGCGATGCAGTAGCCTCAACTGGGCCCGATAAAGCAGCACGACACCCAGGCCCAAGGCACCGGCAATCAGGAACCTTACGACCAACAAATCATGGATCGTATAGGCGCCGGTGACGTAGGGCGCGATGAAATTCAACGCCCAGCTCAGTGTCGCGACGATTGCGAGGGCTACACCGGCGATGAGGTTTGAGTGCGTCTTCAATGTCAGGCAGGTTCTCCGATACGCCACCAATGAACGTCGATTTCATCATCGGTATGCGGTTCAATGTACTGGGCGCCTTCAGTGTAGGTCGTGAAACGATGTGATTGGAAGTTGCGGTGGCTGAGTGTGCAACCTGGCTTTTCCGACTCAAGCTGGCAGCATCCGCTCTGCAGGACGCCACAACATCAAAAAAGGAATTTACCTTGGGAATCATCCCCACCTTCCAAACCCGCCGCCTCATCCTCACGCCCTTGGCGCTGACGGACGCACCGGCAATTCAACGGCTATTCCCACATTGGGAAGTGGTCCGTTACCTGGACCGCCGCGTACCCTGGCCTTACCCGGCTGACGGCGCGCTGACCTACGTGCGCGACCATGCGCTGCCCGCCGTTGCCGCCGGACGCGAGTGGCACTGGATGATTCGTTTAGCCGAAGAGCCCACACAGCGCATCGGCAACATCAGCCTCTACGACCAGCCAGGCAATAACCGCGGTTTCTGGCTGGCACAGCAATGGCAGGGAAAAGGCTACATGCGCGAGGCTTGCGCGGTAATCAACGGCTATTGGTTCGAAACGCTGGAGCGTCCGGTCATGCGAGTGCCGAAGGCGGTTGGCAACCTGGCTTCGCGCAAGATTTCGGAGCGTGAAGGGATGCGCATGATCGGGACGCAGCAGGGTGATTTTGTCTGCGGGGCGTTGCTCAAGGAAATTTGGGAAATGACGCTTGAGGAGTGGTCTAGGGCAAAAGCTGCGTCAAGGACACCCAGTTGTACCTGAATGAGCCCAGATTGCTCCGAGTCACTTTGGCCAGACCCATACCAGGATCAAATTCATGCCGCTGAACTTCCACAAAATGCACGCCAACGGCGATGACTTCGTTATTGTCGATTCACGAAACTCGGCCAGTCCGGTGACAAGTGCCATAGCGCAGCGAATGGGCGATCGCAACCGCGGCGTGGGCTTCAACCAACTCGCGGTGCTGCTCGATTGCGACGATGCCGCTGCGCGGTTGATTTTCTGGAATGCGGATGGCTCCGCACTGGATGTTTGTGGCAGCGCGACGCGGGGTGCGGCGGACCTGCTCATGCGCGAAGCAAATGTGACTTCGCTGGTGCTGCGCACTCACCGTGGTCTGCTGACTTGCGAACGTACCCCAACCGGCAACATTTCAGTCGACATGGGCGTACCGCTTTTCGACTGGTCGGACATCCCTTTGGCGCAAGCAGTGGACACCGCTGCCTTGCCACTGGCTGGCAATCCAGCCGCGTGCAGCATGGGCAATCCGCACTGCACCTATTTTGTCGATGATCTGGCCGGTCTTGATATCGCGAAGGTCGGACCGGCTATCGAAACCGACGCTCTATTTCCACTCAAGACCAACGTTCATTTCGTCCAGATCATTGATCGCAGGCACATTCGATTGCGCATCTGGGAGCGTGGCGCCGGGGTCGCGCTGGGGTCAGGTTCTTGCTCCTGTGGTGCGGTTGTTAACGGAATTCGTCGGGGTTTGCTGGACAGCACCGTCGAGGTTGAATGCGATGGCGGAAGTGTGACCGTGCAATGGGATGGCGTGGGGTCTGTCTTTCTTGTCGGGCCGGTGGTGGCGAGTTTTTCGGGGACGTTGAACGTCGGCTGAGCGGTTTGGGTTTCTGACACCAAAGGGTTGATCGGAAAGTTATGCGCTATTTTCCAGGATACGGTCCTGGCGCCCGGAATGTCTGAGCAAAATCAGGTCAGCCAAGCTACCAGACGCGCTTCACATTAATGTTTATCACCTCACCCGCTGGTAAAGATAAGCAAGGCGATGAGAATCGCGAGAAGTGCGAGCATCACAAAACCGCCGACGACAACCGCCCAACCCCAGGCAAAACCGCTCTCTCCCTTGAAACGGCCACCGCTGAGTAGGCGAAGGATGAAAGCGCCAATCCGATGTGCCAACGTGTTGATCAGGCAATCAAAAATGTAATCCATTATTTTGGTCCCGGCATTTCAGTCGAGACGGCCAATGGCACGTGCAAGATTGGCGCGTGCCTGCTGTTCGAATGCGTCGAAGTATGCTGCGGTCGTATAAATGCGCCCGCGTGACAGGAAGCCTTCAAGCACCTGGCGCCGTTTTTGGCGGTATACAGGCAGTGGAACAAGCTGATACTCGCTGCGGATTTGCTGATCGTATTCCTCGAACCGTTCGAACGATGCCCCCAGGATCGCCAGATCCGTGTCCACCAGCACCGCTTCGTCTGCCGACGCTGGGGCACCGTCGTGTCGCGTCACCATGACCAGGTCGTAAAGCCTGCGTCGCGTTTCATCGCCCAGGCCGCCATCACGTGCCACGTCGTCCAGCCATTGCGCACTGCGCAGCTCGTTGTCGCTGCGCAGAGGGTCGTAGATCGCATCATGGAACCATAGCGCGAGGTCGACTTCGGCTGGGGCTTGGCAGGTAGCGTTGACGCACTGGCGCACCTGAAGGCATTCCTTCAAATGCTGCAGGTTGTGGTAAGCGCGATGCGGCTC
This genomic interval carries:
- the dapF gene encoding diaminopimelate epimerase; this translates as MPLNFHKMHANGDDFVIVDSRNSASPVTSAIAQRMGDRNRGVGFNQLAVLLDCDDAAARLIFWNADGSALDVCGSATRGAADLLMREANVTSLVLRTHRGLLTCERTPTGNISVDMGVPLFDWSDIPLAQAVDTAALPLAGNPAACSMGNPHCTYFVDDLAGLDIAKVGPAIETDALFPLKTNVHFVQIIDRRHIRLRIWERGAGVALGSGSCSCGAVVNGIRRGLLDSTVEVECDGGSVTVQWDGVGSVFLVGPVVASFSGTLNVG
- the uvsE gene encoding UV DNA damage repair endonuclease UvsE, encoding MTHPRIGFACQYRHPDRGLSAAALKTIEAPFSPRTTTLRWMDSVSPRVARDKLLEIITHNLDAQLRLIAYVAELPPTLRMLRLSSDLLPFYSHPKVSAFYQDPAIQSQLEKRFGAIGALARSADIRLSFHPGQYCVLGSDKPPVVENSLAEFEYHADMIRMMGFGQRFQDFKCNVHIAGRLGGEGIRSVWPRLSEVARNCITFENDEKTYGVDDCLQLSDLAPVVLDIHHCWINENDYIAPDSPRVDRIIESWRGVRPTMHYSQPPERLQELGFDADDKLEMEALLKVVSKRDLYGHSAQMWNRWTNQYALRFLDRFDIMLEAKDKNVAAQDFYEDVVQR
- a CDS encoding nuclear transport factor 2 family protein, translated to MTKWMSLAWQARVLALSFLFSAGSSWASESVQDTNTDLVRQAFANWQQGKGTVFDLLAPDAKWTVAGTSPVSGVYTSKAELARAVRPITARLATPIVPTVQSIIAENDVVVVLWRGTATALDHKPYNNTYMWHMTLKDGQIIQVTALLDTYVLDELMRRVTPAQ
- a CDS encoding GNAT family N-acetyltransferase, which gives rise to MGIIPTFQTRRLILTPLALTDAPAIQRLFPHWEVVRYLDRRVPWPYPADGALTYVRDHALPAVAAGREWHWMIRLAEEPTQRIGNISLYDQPGNNRGFWLAQQWQGKGYMREACAVINGYWFETLERPVMRVPKAVGNLASRKISEREGMRMIGTQQGDFVCGALLKEIWEMTLEEWSRAKAASRTPSCT
- a CDS encoding DMT family transporter — encoded protein: MKTHSNLIAGVALAIVATLSWALNFIAPYVTGAYTIHDLLVVRFLIAGALGLGVVLLYRAQLRLLHRDQVLLGASLGVIGYLGYSACIAAGIIFGGPVLTPAFIGMVPVLLALLGNATSKTLQWRKLAIPLIFLTVGLLLSNLGALHQPVAGGGSWLMGLLFSIGAVILWLAFSWLNQRALLTLPAHASGAWTGLMMTGAGLGTLCLLPVVQAFDLFKLPSLGFSVPVAGHLYLWGFVIALMSSFVGAWAWNAASRRLPMVLSGQLIALESLFATLLGLWFHGRLPTLLETSGLAAVLVGVVMGVRIILTTRDPVKVIALASPDA